In one Buteo buteo chromosome 10, bButBut1.hap1.1, whole genome shotgun sequence genomic region, the following are encoded:
- the LOC142036160 gene encoding E3 ubiquitin-protein ligase HECTD3-like has protein sequence MRAGGEAPHQVLGRLRFLLQCSECFRRARALPAALCYVPREVQYKICKDPSAAAAAAAARSLLSVWDSPGPARGGKRAARATIEVRKGGCLRATGEEYCNGAGLWVKLSKEQLEEYRSGCELEEGWVLVCKHADGGDRLVPVESTERIQRQQQLFGVDYKPVIRWEQVVDLTYSLRLGAKPKPMEQDEAAVEKLRFVPPTWTYECDEDLVHFLYDHIGKEDENLGSVKQYVDSIDVSSYTEDFNVSCLTDSHADTYWESDGSQGQHWVRLNMKKGTIVKKLLLTVDTTDENFMPKRVAVYGGEGDNLKKLNDVGIDESYIGDVCVLEDMTTHLPVIEIRIVECRDDGIDVRLRGIKIKSSRQRDLGLSADMFQLPNLVRYPRLEGTDPDLLYRRAVLIQRFIKLLDSVLHHLVPAWDHTVGTFSKLKHIKQFLLLSKRRTALITQCLKDSETSKPNFMPRLYINRRLAMEHRDNPALDPSCKNAVFTQVYEGLKPSDKFEKPLDYRWPLRYDQWWECKFIAEGIIDQGGGFRDSLADMSEELCPSSADTPVPLPFFVRTSNQGNGTGEARDMYVPNPSCKDFPKYEWIGQIMGAALRGKEFLVLALPGFVWKQLTGEEVSWSKDFPAVDSVLVKLLEVMEVMDKDTFEFKFGNELTYTTVLSDQRMVELIPNGSSTVVRYEDRKEFIRLVQKARLEESKEQIMAMQAGLLKVVPQAVLDLLTWQELEKKVCGDPEVTVDALKKLTRFEDFEPLDTRVQYFWEALNNFTNEDRSRFLRFVTGRSRLPARIYIYPDKMGSETTDALPESSTCSSTLFLPNYATAKVCEEKLRYAAYNCVAIDTDMSPWEE, from the exons ATGCGTGCGGGCGGGGAGGCGCCGCACCAGGTGCTGGGCCGGCTGCGGTTCCTGCTGCAGTGCAGCGAGTGCTTCCGCCGCGCCCGGGCGCTGCCCGCCGCGCTCTGCTACGTGCCGCGGGAGGTGCAGTACAAGATCTGCAAGGacccctccgccgccgccgccgccgccgccgcccgcagcCTGCTCAGCGTCTGGGACAGCCCGGGGCCGGCGCGGGGCGGCAAGCGGGCGGCGCGGGCCACCATCGAGGTGCGGAAGGGCGGCTGCCTCCGCGCCACCGGCGAGGAGTACTGCAACGGCGCCGGGCTCTGGGTCAAGCTCAGCAAG gagcagctggaggagtACCGGAGCGGCTGCGAGCTGGAGgagggctgggtgctggtgTGCAAGCACGCCGACGGCGGGGACCGGCTGGTGCCGGTGGAGTCCACGGAGCGGAtccagcggcagcagcagctcttcgGGGTGGACTACAAACCCGTCATCAG ATGGGAGCAGGTGGTGGATCTGACGTACTCCCTGCGCCTCGGAGCGAAGCCCAAGCCCATGGAGCAGGATGAGGCCGCAGTAGAGAAGCTTCG GTTTGTGCCCCCAACATGGACTTATGAATGTGATGAAGACCTGGTGCATTTCCTCTATGATCACATTGGGAAGGAGGATGAGAACTTGGGCAGCGTCAAGCAGTATGTGGACAGCATCGATGTGTCATCCTACACG GAGGACTTCAATGTGTCATGCTTGACCGACAGCCATGCCGACACATACTGGGAGAGTGACGGGTCCCAGGGCCAGCACTGGGTGCGGCTCAACATGAAGAAAGGCACCATTGTCAA GAAGCTCCTGCTGACAGTGGATACCACCGATGAGAACTTCATGCCCAAGCGGGTCGCCGTGTATGGGGGCGAGGGGGACAATCTGAAGAAACTGAACGACGTTGGCATTGATGA GAGCTACATTGGGGATGTGTGCGTCCTTGAGGACATGACAACACACCTGCCTGTCATCGAGATCCGGATCGTGGAGTGCAGAG ATGATGGGATTGATGTTCGCCTCCGAGGCATCAAAATCAAATCCTCCAGACAGAGGGACTTGGGCCTCAGTGCTGACATGTTCCAGCTGCCCAATTTAGTGCGCTACCCTCGCCTAGAAGGGACAGACCCTGACCTGCTGTACCGACGGGCGGTGCTTATTCAAAG GTTCATCAAGCTCCTGGACAGTGTGCTGCATCACTTGGTGCCAGCCTGGGACCACACTGTTGGCACGTTCAGCAAACTCAAG CATATCAAGCAGTTCTTGCTGCTGTCCAAGAGGCGCACAGCTCTCATTACCCAGTGTCTGAAGGACTCTGAGACCAGCAAGCCCAATTTCATGCCGCGGCTCTATATTAACCGACGCCTGGCTATGGAGCACCGAGACAACCCTGCCCTGGACCCGAGCTGCAAGAATGCTGTCTTCACCCAG GTGTATGAAGGCCTGAAACCCTCAGACAAGTTTGAAAAGCCTCTAGATTACAG GTGGCCGTTGCGTTATGACCAGTGGTGGGAGTGCAAATTCATCGCAGAGGGCATCATTGACCAAG GTGGTGGTTTTCGGGACAGCCTGGCAGACATGTCAGAGGAGCTGTGTCCCAGCTCAGCAGACACCCCCGTGCCTCTGCCCTTCTTTGTGCGCACATCCAACCAG GGTAATGGCACTGGAGAAGCCCGGGACATGTATGTCCCCAACCCCTCCTGTAAAGACTTCCCAAAGTACGAGTGGATTGGGCAGATCATGGGAGCAGCTCTGAGGGGCAAGGAGTTTCTG GTCCTGGCTCTTCCTGGCTTCGTATGGAAACAATTAACAGGGGAGGAGGTCAGCTGGAGCAAAGACTTCCCTGCCGTGGACTCTGTGCTG GTGAAGCTCCTGGAGGTGATGGAAGTCATGGACAAAGACACCTTTGAGTTCAAATTTGGGAATGAGCTGACCTACACGACAGTCCTGAGTGACCAGCGCATGGTGGAGCTGATCCCCAATGGCAGCAGCACCGTGGTGCGCTATGAGGACCGCAAGGAGTTTATCCGCCTGGTGCAGAAGGCTCGACTGGAGGAGAGCAAGGAGCAG ATCATGGCCATGCAGGCTGGGCTCCTGAAGGTGGTGCCTCAAGCTGTTCTTGACCTCCTCAcctggcaggagctggaaaaaaaagtctgtggaGACCCCGAAGTCACAGTTGATGCCCTGAAGAAGCTCA CCCGGTTTGAGGACTTTGAGCCATTGGACACCCGTGTTCAGTACTTCTGGGAAGCACTCAACAACTTCACCAATG AGGATCGCAGCCGCTTCCTCAGATTTGTCACTGGCAGAAGCCGCCTTCCAGCACGGATCTACATCTATCCAGATAAGATGGG CTCTGAGACAACAGATGCTTTGCCGGAgtcatccacctgctccagcaccctCTTCTTGCCCAACTATGCCAC AGCCAAGGTATGTGAAGAGAAGTTGCGCTATGCTGCCTATAACTGCGTGGCCATTGACACAGATATGAGTCCGTGGGAAGAGTGA
- the UROD gene encoding LOW QUALITY PROTEIN: uroporphyrinogen decarboxylase (The sequence of the model RefSeq protein was modified relative to this genomic sequence to represent the inferred CDS: inserted 2 bases in 1 codon) has translation MAAPVPSTGERGAGQDGGVRRGGTTARWRRRRXAGRDGGGTGPAGAERAASGGNGGAGERRSRMEGGERLLPKGFPKLKNDTFLRAARGEETEHTPVWCMRQAGRYLPEFRETRAAQDFFATCRSPKLCCELTLQPLRRFPLDAAIIFSDILVVPQALGMEVVMVPGKGPTFTEPLKEVEDLLKLRQKVDVTAELGYVFQAITLTRHSLEGRVPLIGFSGAPWTLMSYMIEGGGSTTMAKAKSWLYRHPEASHRLLRLLADVVTDYLVGQVAAGAQALQLFESHAGHLGPEQFQDFALPYIRDISQAVKSKLKEEALPLVPMIIFAKDAHYALRDLARAGYEVVGLDWTIRPQEARAQTGKDVTLQGNLDPCALYAPKEKIGELVKKMLEGFGTQRYIANLGHGLYPDMNPEHVGAFVEAVHAHSRHINKHS, from the exons ATGGCGGCGCCCGTACCGAGTACGGGAGAGCGAGGAGCGGGGCAAGATGGCGGCGTACGGAGAGGCGGGACTACGGCAAGATGGcggcgccggcg ggcggggcgggacgggGGCGGGACGGGGCCggccggagcggagcgggccGCGTCGGGAGGCAACGGaggggccggggagcggcgcAGCAGGATGGAGGGCGGCGAGCGGCTCCT CCCCAAGGGCTTCCCCAAGCTGAAGAACGACACGTTTCTGCGAGCGGCGCGTGGGGAGGAGACGGAGCATACCCCGGTGTGGTGCATGCGGCAGGCAGGGCGCTACCTGCCCG AGTTCCGGGAGACCCGGGCGGCACAGGATTTCTTTGCCACTTGCCGGAGCCCCAAACTCTGCTGTGAGCTGACACTGCAG CCGCTCAGACGATTTCCCCTGGATGCTGCCATCATCTTCTCCGACATCTTGGTGGTGCCCCAG gcacTGGGCATGGAGGTTGTCATGGTCCCGGGTAAAGGACCCACTTTCACAGAGCCCCTGAAGGAGGTGGAGGATCTGCTGAAACTGCGACAGAAGGTGGATGTGACCGCAGAGCTGGGTTACGTCTTCCAGGCCATCACACTGACACGACATAGCCTGGAGGGCAGGGTGCCCCTCATCGGCTTTTCCGGGGCGCCT TGGACACTCATGTCCTACATGATTGAAGGTGGCGGCTCCACTACAATGGCCAAGGCCAAGAGCTGGCTCTACCGTCACCCCGAGGCAAGCCACAGACTGTTGCGGCTGCTGGCCGATGTCGTCACTGACTACCTGGTGGGGCAAGTGGCTGCTGGAGCGCAG GCGCTCCAGCTGTTTGAGTCCCATGCGGGGCACCTGGGCCCGGAGCAGTTTCAGGACTTCGCCCTGCCTTACATCCGAGACATCTCCCAGGCTGTCAAGAGCAAGCTGAAGGAGGAGGCGCTGCCCCTGGTGCCCATG atCATCTTTGCGAAGGACGCGCACTACGCGCTGCGCGACCTGGCCCGTGCCGGTTACGAGGTGGTTGGTCTTGACTGGACCATCCGGCCCCAGGAAGCTCG tgcaCAGACAGGGAAAGATGTCACCCTGCAAGGGAACCTGGATCCCTGCGCTCTCTACGCACCCAAG GAGAAGATTGGCGAGCTGGTGAAGAAGATGCTGGAGGGTTTCGGGACCCAACGCTACATTGCCAACCTGGGCCACGGCCTCTACCCTGACATGAACCCCGAGCACGTGGGTGCCTTCGTGGAGGCTGTGCATGCTCATTCCCGCCACATTAACAAACACAGCTGA